The proteins below come from a single Mangifera indica cultivar Alphonso chromosome 16, CATAS_Mindica_2.1, whole genome shotgun sequence genomic window:
- the LOC123198938 gene encoding receptor-like protein 15 produces MGVRNLTNLKWLDLSNNEFNSSLTSSASLAARDITEEARGSLEVVEAVKIAGEVVEAVGNRSLRNLKSLKKLYMRDNGINSSLTLTGICELKNLAILDLSFNSFYDQHLKCLHNLSNLKGLDLSTNWLSGKYLSYVADDLTSLEYLSLSNNNLESSLAYDLFQPTSQLPENIGTILPRLLYVDMSKNLLEGSIPSSMGGMRRLHLLDLSSNNFSGELPNGFLNGCFSLKFLKLSNNKFQGQIFPRHMNLTQLQWLYLDNNNFSGKIGNGLLNATSLVVLDISNNKVSGQIPHWIGKFSIISHLVMSNNLLEGSLPIELSNLKSLSLLDVSKNRLSGSIVHDFTLSVDYLYMQKNALNGSIPKSLFENSNLITLDLRGNKFFGNIDSHWFNDRSTLHVLLLSGNDLQGNIPNQLCQLRKLGLLDLSRNKLNGSIPPCFINLTCWSVVGKIVHTLLNWAYSWDFAIDRLDFSYDRLGSSFFMDESFDEILHAQITLKVEFTMKNRLESYEGYIFGHISGLDLSDNELTGEIPSKIGELQGILALNLSYNSLSGPIPKSFAHLKEIESLDLSHNKLSGQIPLQLTQLYNLEVFYVANNNLSGSIPNQAQFGSFNESSYEGNPYLCGQLIKKSCTNATMPQPPTTMKDEDDNESVIDMEAFGWSFVGSYVTTILVLIVILWINSYWRRHWFNFIDVHLYLCFYWFSKYIWH; encoded by the exons GTTTacgaaatttaaaaagtttgaaaaagttgtATATGAGGGATAATGGAATAAATAGTTCTCTTACTCTCACAG GAATATGTGAATTGAAAAACTTGGCTATATTGGATCTCAGTTTCAACAGTTTCTATGATCAACACTTGAAATGTCTTCACAACTTGAGTAACCTTAAGGGTCTTGATCTTTCAACCAATTGGTTAAGTGGGAAGTACTTGTCATATGTTGCTGATGATCTCACATCCCTGGAATATTTGTCACTTTCTAATAACAATTTAGAAAGTTCCTTGGCTTATGATCTGTTTCAACCTACAA GTCAGCTACCCGAGAATATTGGTACAATTTTGCCTAGATTGTTATATGTGGACATGTCAAAGAATTTATTAGAAGGTAGTATTCCTTCTTCAATGGGTGGAATGAGAAGACTTCATCTTTTGGATTTGTCTAGCAATAATTTTTCAGGAGAGTTACCAAATGGTTTTCTTAATGGTTGTTTCtcattaaaatttctaaaactatCAAACAACAAATTTCAGGGGCAGATTTTTCCTAGGCATATGAACCTAACACAATTACAATGGTTATACTTGGATAACAACAACTTCAGTGGAAAAATTGGAAATGGGCTCTTGAACGCAACTTCTTTAGTTGTCTTAGATATCAGCAACAACAAAGTATCTGGTCAAATTCCACATTGGATTggcaaattttcaattatttctcACCTtgtaatgtcaaataatcttttAGAAGGTAGTCTTCCCATTGAGCTAAGCAATCTTAAAAGTCTTTCACTGCTAGATGTCTCTAAAAATAGGTTGTCGGGATCTATAGTGCATGACTTTACTCTTTCAGTGGACTATCTTTACATGCAAAAGAATGCTCTTAATGGATCAATCCCAAAATCATTGTTCGAAAACTCTAATTTGATTACACTTGATTTGAGAGGCAATAAGTTTTTTGGAAATATTGATTCTCATTGGTTTAATGATCGCTCAACTCTTCATGTTCTCCTCTTGTCAGGCAATGACCTACAAGGCAATATTCCTAACCAATTGTGTCAATTAAGAAAGCTAGGTCTCTTAGATCTTTCACGTAACAAACTCAATGGGTCAATACCAccatgttttattaatttgacatgTTGGAGTGTGGTAGGGAAGATTGTTCATACTCTTCTCAATTGGGCGTATTCTTGGGATTTTGCTATTGATAGACTAGATTTCTCCTATGATAGATTAGGTTCATCATTTTTTATGGATGaaagttttgatgaaattttgcaTGCACAAATAACCTTGAAAGTGGAATTTacaatgaaaaatagattagaGTCGTACGAGGGATATATTTTTGGACATATTTCTGGATTGGATTTGTCAGACAATGAATTAACTGGTGAGATTCCATCAAAAATTGGAGAGCTTCAAGGAATCTTAGCATTGAATTTGTCTTATAATTCGTTATCAGGACCTATACCAAAGAGTTTTGCCCATTTGAAAGAGATAGAGAGTCTAGATCTTTCCCACAATAAATTAAGTGGCCAAATTCCTCTACAATTAACTCAGCTATATAATTTGGAGGTCTTTTACGTAGCAAATAATAACTTATCGGGATCCATTCCTAATCAAGCTCAATTTGGGAGTTTTAATGAAAGCAGTTATGAAGGCAATCCTTATCTTTGTGGTCAATTAATTAAGAAGAGTTGCACTAATGCAACAATGCCACAACCTCCAACAACTatgaaagatgaagatgataatgAATCTGTTATCGACATGGAAGCATTCGGCTGGAGTTTTGTTGGATCATATGTCACAACTATATTGGTGTTGATAGTGATCCTTTGGATCAACTCGTATTGGCGTAGACACtggtttaattttattgatgtgcatctttatttatgtttttactgGTTTTCCAAGTATATTTGGCATTGA